In Vitis riparia cultivar Riparia Gloire de Montpellier isolate 1030 chromosome 19, EGFV_Vit.rip_1.0, whole genome shotgun sequence, the following proteins share a genomic window:
- the LOC117909361 gene encoding probable protein phosphatase 2C 39, with the protein MAGKEIINKMKEKVGLGSSSCDTGKGKSKMSKNITHGYHLVKGKSNHAMEDYVVAQFKKVDDKELGLFAIFDGHLSHDIPNYLRSHLFDNILTEPDFWTETEEAIRRAYHNTDTTILEKSADLGKGGSTAVTAILINGHKLIVANVGDSRAVICRNGVVKQLSVDHEPSKERKNIEDRGGFVSNFPGDVPRVDGQLAVARAFGDKSLKGHLSSEPDVVVEHIYDDTEFAILASDGLWKVMTNQEAADSIKNIKDARAAAKHLTEEALIRKSTDDISCIVVRFQ; encoded by the exons GAAAAAGTTGGGTTGGGTTCATCTTCCTGTGACACTGGCAAAGGGAAGAGCAAGATGTCAAAGAACATAACACATGGCTATCACTTGGTAAAGGGAAAATCAAACCATGCCATGGAAGATTATGTTGTTGCACAATTTAAGAAAGTTGATGACAAAGAGCTTGGTCTGTTTGCAATATTTGATGGTCACTTGAGCCATGATATTCCTAATTATTTGCGGTCtcatttatttgataatattttgacAGAG CCTGACTTCTGGACTGAAACGGAGGAGGCAATTAGAAGAGCATATCATAATACTGATACTACAATTTTGGAGAAATCAGCTGATTTGGGTAAAGGGGGATCAACAGCAGTTACAGCAATATTAATTAATGGGCATAAGTTGATAGTAGCCAATGTCGGGGATTCTCGAGCTGTCATATGCAGAAATGGGGTGGTCAAACAACTATCAGTTGATCATGAGCCGAGCAAGGAACGAAAGAACATTGAGGACAGAGGTGGTTTTGTATCAAACTTCCCAG GGGATGTTCCTCGTGTTGATGGGCAGTTGGCAGTTGCAAGGGCTTTTGGTGACAAGAGCTTGAAGGGACACCTCAGTTCAGAACCAGATGTGGTGGTAGAGCACATATATGATGATACAGAGTTTGCTATTTTGGCAAGTGATGGATTATGGAAG GTAATGACGAACCAAGAAGCAGCAGACTCAATCAAGAACATAAAGGATGCCAGGGCTGCAGCAAAGCACCTTACTGAAGAGGCACTGATTAGGAAGAGCACAGACGATATCTCCTGCATAGTAGTAAGATTCCAGTGA